The window CTTCCTAATGAAAAAGGGGGAATCGTGGACGACCTTATTGTTTACAAAATAGAGGATGACAAATACTTCGTAGTAGTAAATGCTTCCAATATTGACAAAGACTGGAACCATATCTCAAAATACAATACTTTCGGAGCAAAAATGACCAACGCTTCTGATGACATGTCATTACTGGCAGTTCAAGGGCCTAAAGCTACTGAAATCCTTCAAAAACTTACTGATGTAAACCTTTCTGAAATTCCTTACTATAACTTTACAGTAGGGAGTGTAGCAGGAGTACATGATGTCATCATTTCCAATACAGGATATACTGGAAGCGGAGGTTTTGAGATCTATTTCAAAAACGAAAATGCAGAACAACTATGGGATGAAGTAATGAAGGCTGGTGAAGCGGAAGGAATTATTCCTTGTGGATTGGCTGCCAGAGATACTTTAAGACTTGAAAAAGGATTCTGCTTATACGGAAACGATATTGATGATACTACTTCTCCAATTGAAGCTGGTTTAGGATGGATCACTAAATTCGATAAAGATTTTGTTTCTAAAGATACTTTCGCAAAACAGAAAGAAGAAGGGGTTACCAGAAAATTAGTAGCTTTTGAATTAACAGACAAAGGAGTTCCAAGACATGATTATCCTGTAGTAGATGCTGAAGGAAATGTAATCGGAAAAGTAACTTCAGGAACTCAGTCTCCTATGAAAAAATTGGTTTAGGTCTTGCTTATGTAGACAAGCCTCACTTCAAACTAGGATCTGAGATCTTTATTCAGGTAAGAAATAAGAATATTCCTGCAAAAGTAGTGAAAGCTCCTTTTGTATAAATACTAAAACAGATAAAAACCGCAGAAAAATCTGCGGTTTTTTATTTTATCAATTATTTTTTGGACAGAATAATATCAGATTACACCGTATCTCCTTCTCCATCCATCCATCTTCTCATCTGAACTCTATGAGCTGGTGTCTCTTCTACTCCTCCTGCTAAAACGTTTAAAATCTTATCCCAAAGATTTTTTTTCTTAGACTGGGATTCTTTTAATTCATTATAAGCGAGAAGATAGTCATGTTCATATTTACAAGCTTCATCATCCGAATAGTTCCAGGGAATATGATTAAGAATATCCATCGTTAAGAGATCAATTTCACTAGGTTCCAGTGCTTCCATCATTTTCAGTTTGAGATGATAGGTTTCAGAAATGGATAGTATTTTACCTAGTGAACTCTTGATTTCCTTCCAATTGTCATCCCATTTTTGAAGATTCTCATCTATAAAAATGGCCATTCCTATTCTTTCCAGTTCCATTAGATTATCCAATACCATTGTTTTATACTCTTCATGAGAGTACCAGATTTGTACCAGATCAGTAGCATCTTTTTTCTAAATTTTTCTTCTATTTTTCCCAAAATACCTAGAAGGGTATCAGAGTTTTCCGTCAGCTTAGACTTCTCTCTTATCCATAAATTGATAACCATGCTGTCCTTCGTTGTTGCAATCAACCTGCCACATTCTTCGATTCTTGATCTTATTTTCTGATCATTGGATTGAATTTCTTTATTGGTTGTCTTAATGTCTACAGCAAGTTTCCTTAGACTTTGCACCGCTTTAATGATCGGGTTGAGTTGTTTTTCCATCATTGAGTTGTTTTAGTTGTGTTTGAAAATGATAATTTTACCAGAATCCAATTTACAAACAATTTAACAGAATCCACTATTTCAAAATAAAATCAAAACACATTTCAATAAAAAAACACACTATTAACAAATAACAACATAAAAAAACACAAATAACACAAATATTTCAATAAAATAAATTATGTAAAGATAATTTTTTTAACCTTCATTATATATACTACCAAAAAGAGACTGCATTTCTGCAATCTCTTTTTCTTATCTGCAGTAGCAGCAAAGCGATCTATCCGGGGTACACATATCTCCTATTCCCGGATGATTTGAAACGACGCCTCCTGCTTCACCACAAAGTGTATAGCAATTGGGTACAATGACTTTTCCACCCCCTTTAATTTCTTTTAATGTTACCCTGTTAAGTTTTTGGGCTCTAAAAATGTTTTTATTCATAATACTATTTTTTGGTTATTTAAATATAAGAATAAAACTTTAAAACACTACACATCAGTATTTTAAATAAAAAAAGCTCCGCAAGCGGAGCCCAAACTTATAATTATTGAGTAAAATTATTCTTCCACTCCAAAGAATGTTCTTAAAGCCGCTATATTAGTTTTATCATTTCCTATAAAAATTTCCTTGTCTGTTATGAAGACAGGACGCTTTAGAAAGGTATAGTGATCCAGTAACAATTCTTTGAAATCTTTCTCTCCCAAAGACTTTACATCTAATCCTCTCAACTTAATCTGAGTAGATTTTTTACTGAACAAAGCCTCATATGACTTTGCCAGTTTGTGCATTTCTATTAATTCTTCTTTGGTAATAGGTTGTTTTTTAATCTCACGAAGATCCCAGTCTGTAAGATCAAATTGTGCTAAAATTTTTCTGCAGGTATCACAGGTATTCAGATAAAATACTTTCTTCATTGCTATTCTTTTCTGTTATTTGTTAAAATTCTACTTCATTATTATTTCGTCTTTCAAAAGTAGGATTTAATCTAAAACTTTCGAAATTATTAAATAACTTTATTGAAATTTTATAAAGATGCAGAACAAACCCATTACTTTTCAGTTTATTTCAGAACCCTCAGATGTTAATTATGGTGGAAATGTACACGGCGGAAGTGTTATGAAGTGGATTGATCAGGCAGGCTATGCTTGTGCTACCACCTGGAGTGGCAATTATTCAGTTACAGTGTATGTTGGTGGAATCCGTTTCTATGAACCTATAAAAATTGGAGAAGTGGTAAAAGTAGATGCTCAGGTGATCTATACCGGAAGCTCAAGTATGCATATTTCTATCAATGTCTTTTCCCGAAACCTGAAACAACCTACTTTTGATAAAAAAACCCACTGTATCATTGTTTTTGTTGCCGTAGATGAAAACGGTAAAAAGCTTCCAGTACCCAAATGGATTCCTGAAACCGAAGAGGAAAAACAGAAAGAACAGTATGCTAAACGTCTCATGGAGCTGAGAACACAGATTGAGGATGAAATGAAGCCTTTTTTATAGAAATTTTAGAGTGGAAAACTAAGATTTGAGGCGGATGCAAGATATATTTTTAGATGATGATTATTGAATGAAGAAATAGATCTCAGAATTAGGTATCTCGTTTTCGTAGGGTATACCAAATGATATAAAGATTTATCATGTTTTAAGTTTTGGCTAAAGCCAATGGATGGGTTAATTTTTAAGATGGGCTAAAGCCCATCCCTGTTGATGTTGATATCCGAATGGATAATAGTTATAGCTAATAGTTGTTTAACGGCAAAGATCTTTTATCTTTTATCTTTTATCTTTTATCTTTTATCTTTTATCTTTTATCTTTTATCTTTTATCTTTTATCTTTTATCTTTTATCTTTTATCTTTTATCTTTTATCTTTTAATCTTAATTTATATCTTTGTTCCATCAAAAGGAAATGGTGTTCTTCCTTCCCCAACCGCTTTACAAAAGCTGATGACGCCTGATTAAGAGATTATTAATGAATAACTAATCAGGATTATTATGTCAAAACATCAACGAACACTTGGTCAAAAAGCAATTTTTCATACGCAATTTTTCTTCAGAAAATTTCCGGCAATTCCTTATATTGGTAAATGGCTGCTCATCAGCATTATCATTGGAGTCTTGATAGGAAGTGCTTCTGCCGGATTTTTACAGTCTTTGGAATGGGCTACAAATTTCAGAGAAAGTCATATATGGCTGATTGCTTTACTTCCTCTTGCCGGTTTTTTAATTGGACTTTTATATTATTATTGGGGAAAGGATGTTGAAGCGGGAAATAATCTTCTGATTGACAATATTCATGATCCTAAAGGAACTATTCCGTTCAAAATGGCTCCTTTTGTTTACCTGGGAACTATTGTCACCCATTTTTTTGGAGGTTCAGCAGGACGTGAAGGAACGGCCCTTCAAATGGCAGCTGCTATTGCAGATCATTTCAGTAAACCTTTTAAGCTTGATAAGAATGAAAGAAGAATATTGATTATTTCTGCCATTGCCGCAGGGTTTGGCTCTGTTTTCGGAACACCATTAGCCGGAGCCGTTTTCGGGCTTGAAGTTTTTCTGATCGGAAGAATACGGTACAATGCAATATTCCCGGCTTTTGCATCAGCCATACTAGCAGATTGGGCGACAAACCTATGGAATGTAAAGCATACTCATTATCATATTGATTTTATTCCTAAACTAGAGCTTTTACCGATTCTCTATAGTATTTTAGCTGGAATTGCTTTTGGAATTTGTGCTGCTGCTTTCAGTAAAATCATTCATTGGGCAGGTTCTGTTTTTAAATCAAAGATCACATACCCACCGCTTCGCCCGGTTGTTGGTGGAACTATCGTTGCTCTGGCGGTCCTGCTCATGGGCACAACACGATATATTGGTCTTGGAGTTCCTGTCATTGTTGAATCTTTTGAAAAACAGCTTCCGTTGTATGATTTTGCTCTGAAAATGGTTTTTACCATCATTACCCTTTCCGCAGGCTTTAAAGGAGGGGAAGTTACTCCTTTATTCTTTATCGGAGCTACATTGGGAAGTGCATTATCATTATTTATTCCATTACCTTTTGGATTATTGGCAGGAATGGGATTTGTGGCTGTATTTGCCGGAGCAACCAATACTCCACTCGCTTGTATGCTGATGGGAATTGAATTATTTGGAGCTGAATGTGGTGTATATATTGCTATTGCCTGTGTGGTTTCTTATCTTCTTTCTGGGCATAACAGTATTTACAGTAAACAGAAAATTGGAGAAGCTAAAAACAGAAGATATGAAAGCCAACAGGACAAATCTATTTCCGAATTTCTTTAACCATCTCACCAAAACTTCTTTGAGTTTTCGCTACAAGTCAAGTGAAAGAGAGCTGTCGTGCATCAAATATGATTAACCATAAAGAGATAAAACATAGCCTCAAACACTAAGATTCTAAACCTTCGAATTTCAAAACAAGCATCAGGTATCATAAACGGACCTACTCGAAATACAACTATAATCCGTACTTTTGCGACATGTTCGATTACAGGTTAAAAGTTTTTCATACCGTAGCTTCCAGACTGAGTTTTACCAAGGCTTCTGAGGAGCTTCATATTTCACAGCCGGCAGTTACGAAGCACATCAAAGAAATTGAGGTACAGCTGAGCACCAAATTATTTGACAGAAAAGGAACTTCTATACAATTGACGCAAAGTGGCAAAATCCTGTTTGAATATGCTGAAAAGATCAGAAATATCTACCGTGATCTGGAATTTGAGATCAGTCAGATCAATCAGCAGCATAAAGGAAAACTTATTATTGGAGCCAGCACCACTGTTGCCCAATATATTTTGCCTGAAATCCTGGCCAAGTTCAACGCCTATTATAAAGACATTAAAATAGAGCTTCTGACCGGAAATACAGAAGCTATTTCTGCTCTTTTAAAAGAAGAAAAAATTGATTTGGGTATTATTGAAGGGGAATCACAATCTTCTTATTTTGATTACAAAACATTCAAACCTGATGAAATTGTTCTTGCCGCCAAATCAGACCACGCTTTAGCTCATAAAACGCTGCAAGTAAAAGATCTTTATCAGCTTAATCTTATTTTCCGTGAACAAGGCTCCGGAACTCTCGAATTTATACAAAACCGTTTAAAAGAAAAGGATATTAATATCCATGAACTGAATACCGTCATCCAATTGGGAAGCAGTGAGAGTATCAAAAATTATCTTCTTCATTCGGATTGTATGGCCTTTCTTTCTATCAGTACCATTCTGAATGAACTGAAAAATAATGTTCTTACAGTGATTGACATTAAAAACTTCAGTATTGAAAGAGATTTCCATTTTATTCTTCCCAAAGGGGAACAATCTGAATTGATAGAACTGTTTTTAAGATTTGCTGAATAATTTTTTACTATGCCAATAGATAGTTTAAATATGGAGTTTACTTATTAAAACCCACTAATTTTTTAAGTTTTGGCTAAAGCCAAATGGATGGATTACTTTTTTAGATGGGCTAAAGCCTAGTGGTGGTCGGAAGAATATCCGACCATTTTATTTTAAGTTTTAAAAACTTTATCAGGATTTCCCCCTGCCCCTATTATTAATATAGATATGGCAAGGTTCCTTATCTCCATAGCAAATCTTCTTTTGGCTGTTTTATATCCTATATTATTTGCTTTTTTATAGATGAGAATGAGCATAGCTGTAATAAGAGTCATGTAAATCATTACTTCTATACCATTTTTATTGAGTGAAAGAAGATGACTAGCATGAAGTTCCTGTTTTAGAAATCTAAAAAACACTTCAATGTCCCATCTTTTCCGATAATAATCCGCAATATCTTTTGCAGAGATTTGAAAGTCATTGGTTAGAAACCAAAATTCTTTTTCAGGTTGCTGTTTGCTGCTTACTACAACCAATCTGAAATGTGTTTCAATTTGCTCCTCCTTATTATAAGTTTTCCCTTTTTGAGTTGGGACAGGTTTTGACGAATATAACTTTACTAAACTATCTTTTATGAGTACAATTTCTCCTAAGTCGATATTCTGATCTTTTTCAATAAAAGACTTTATTTCTTCATGTTTTCTATTTTCTTTAGATCTTATAACAAAAAACACCCCTTTATCATCAAATTCTTTCATTCTTTGGGCAGAACCCAATCCTTTATCTATAATATAAATATTGGCATGTTCTTTTTCTCTTTTCACATGTTGCAATACAGCTTCAGAAAGAGCATTATCTTCTGCACAGTATTTAGGAGTATTGTAAATTTCAACTCCGCAAGGAAGCAGCCCATCAAATAAGACACTATACTTAATAAATTTCTTACCTCCGTTTTGAGCAATGCCTTCCTTTAATTTTCCAGCTGCTTCACCAATAACAGTGCTATCTGTTCTGATTAGATCATATTTTTCTCTTTCTGCCGGGTTATAGGAATCACAGAACATATTATAGATACAATCGTAGATTTCTTTAAAGTATCTTGAATCGATTTTTGAAAGCCTCTCAGAAATAGAACTGCGTCTTACAGTTTCAGTTTCATCAAGATTGAATAAAGCCTTAAATACAGGATCTTTAAATGTGTCTTCCAGTGTTCGCTGGCTTAATTTTTCATTGCTGGTAATGGCAAATAACAGAAGATAAAACATCTTTCTGCCTTGAAGTACTTTAGAATAATGATCTACTTTGGTATTGGCTGAAAGATGAGATAAGAGGGCTTCAGGAATAAAGCTTAACAACTGGGAAACTGAAATTTTGTGCTCGCTAAAAATGGACATATTAATAAGTATACTTATCAAAGATAAAACTTAAGTAACCCAAAATGAAAATCGGAAGAAAAAATCTTCCGACCATCACTAGGCTAAAGCCTATCTCTATTGATATTGATATCCGAATGGATAATAGTTATAACTAAATAGTTGTTTAACGGCAAGATCTTTTATCTTTTATCTTTTATCTTTTATCTTTTATCTTTTATCTTTTATCTTTTATCTTTTATCTTTTATCTTTTATCTTTTATCTTTTATCTTTTATCTTTTATAACTTATAGTTATCCAATATAACAAAATACAATTTACTTTATAATAACATATTGCCGAATTTTGACCCAAATTAAAAGTTCACAATATGAAAGATTTCATTCTTCATGAAACAACACGAAAAGTAATTTTCATTGGACTGTCAGTTTTATGTCTGACTCCACTTATTTCATCCCCCATTGCTCTGGCGTTAGGTTTTATTCTGGCTGTTTTTATGGGAAATCCATTTGAAAAACATTTACATCAATATATTCACCTGCTTTTACAGATCTCTATTGTCGGATTAGGTTTTGGATTAAAGCTGGATGAGGCACTTCAAGCCGGAAAAACAGGTCTGATGTTAACCGTGGTAAGTATTATTAGTGTAATGATCCTTGGCTATTTTTTAGGAAAGATTTTTAAACTTGAAAGACCCTTATCCTATCTTTTGTCTGCCGGAACTGCCATCTGTGGCGGAAGTGCTATTGCTGCAGTTGCTCCTATCATCAAGCCAAGTACAAAGCAAATTTCATTGGCATTGGCCATTGTTTTTACATTAAACTCCATTGCCCTGTTCGTTTATCCGGCTATCGGGCATCTCTTACATCTTTCTCAGGAGCAGTTTGGGCTATGGTGTGCAATCGGAATCCATGATACGAGTTCTGTAGTAGGAGCAGCCAGTAAATATGGTAATGAAGCTTTAAAAATTGCTACAACGGTTAAATTAGCCCGTGCTTTATGGATTATTCCGGTTTCCATTATTACCATGTTTATTTTTAAAAGTAAAGATTCTAAAATTAAAATTCCGTGGTTCATCGGATATTTCATTCTGGCTATTCTGCTGAATACTTATTTTCCTGTTATGAATCAATTCAGCTCTGCAATTACTTCTTTTGCAAAATCCGGACTCAACCTGACCTTGTTCTTTATTGGTTCTACCCTTTCTATACAGACCTTGAAAACGATAGGCTTTAAACCATTGCTTACCGCTGTATTGCTGTGGGTGACCATCAGTGTAGGAAGTTTACTTTACATCATTCACTAAAAGCAGCAGCACCCTTCTGAAATCAGGAGGGTGCTGCCTATTAAATGTGGAAATGTTTATTTCATATTTCAATAATTTCTTATACTTCACCGCAAGTATACACCTGCAGACAACCCATATATATTGAGCAATAGTCAGGACCTGTTACCGCACCTGAACAGCTGCATCCGCAAAGAGATAAATCCGGCTTACCACTTACTCCTCCTGTAATACTTTTAAGATCTTGTTTTTTTAGCTTTTTAGCATTTTTAAAAATGTTCATGTGATTTAGTTTTTAATTAAAAAATATAGTTTTAGTTACTTACCAAAGTTAAACAAATATTAATTACACGCAACCTATTTTAATATTTTTTTTATAAAATACTGATTACAAATAAATTAATATATTAAAAAACATAAAAAACCACCTTTATTTATTAAACAAATTAAATCTAACTGTAAAAGTAAAGTTTATGAGATGAGCTTTAACAGCCAGTAAAATCAATGCAAACAAAGCCAAAGCTGCGATCTAAGAAATGTCAATATCCTTATCTATTTTTTAAGTTTTAATAAAAAAACCTTTCGATTTCTCAAAAGGTTTTTAATAAATAATATCATTTTAATTTAACAGGTCATAACCTGCAGACATCTTTTATATTCTTTACAATACGATGGGCCTGTCACTGCGCCTGTACAGCTACAGCCACATTTCGAAAGATCCGGGGTAACTACACCACCAACACCTCCTACAATATCTTTAAGAGAATCTCTTTCCAGCTTTTTAGCATTTTTAAAAATGTTTTGTGACATGATGATTTTATTTTAATTAAACATATATTTTGTTAGTTCATTTTTAAAATTAAATAAATAAAAATTATTCATCACATAAAAAATGTTAATTAACGCAATTTCACAGATTTAAAAGTGAGTAAAATATCATTTATTCCGTAAACTCCAGATCCCTGTCGTGGGTTTCTGAAATCGTTAATGAAGAGTAAAACGCCAATCCAAATACTACTACTCCTACAATTGCAGCACTTTCTACTACTGAAAAATTACCTTTAAGAGAATCAAATCCCAGAATCATGACGGGCACCAACCCTCTTACCATATTGGGAACAGTAGTGGTAGCTGTATTTCTGATATTCGTTCCAAACTGTTCTGCTGCTAAAGTGACAAACATCGCCCAATATCCGGTACCAAAGCCCAACCATACACAGAATAAATAATATTTTGTTTCCGTATTGGTGTTTCCAAACAACATAATGCCTACCCCTACCAGAGTAAAAAGAAGCATATAAAATATAGCCATCTTACGCGATTTTAAAGCATGAGAAATAAAACCACTCATAAGATCTCCCACAGAAATACCTACATAAGCCCACATAATAGCTTTTCCGGGACTGAGATCCTTTATCCCGAATTCAGGAGCAAATTGATTGGCTAAAACAGCCAGAATCCCTATACAATACCAGGTAGGCAATCCTACAGCAATACATTTCAGATACCGTATCAATCTGTCTTTATTAGTGAAAAGGAAAGAAAGTTTCCCTTGGAAACATTTTTATGCTCAATATTTTTATAGATTCCTGACTCTGAAACACTTATTCTCAGCAGTAATAAAAGAATTCCCATTACCCCGCCAATGATGTAGGAAATATTCCATCCGCCGGCTAATTCTACTGTTAATTGAGCTACAACAGCACCCATCAATCCAAAACCGGCCACTACAGAGGTTCCGATTGCTCTCAAACTCTTCGGCAGACTTTCAGAAACCAGGGTAATTCCGGCTCCAAGCTCTCCGGCAAGACCTATTCCTGCAATAAACCTTAAAGCGGCATATTGATACACTAAATGCTCTTTTGGAAAATAAGGCAAAAAACCACAGGCAATATTTGCGAGGGAATAGACCAGAATAGAACCGAAAAGTACAGAAAGTCTTCCTTTTTTATCTCCGAACACTCCCCAGAATACACCTCCTATAAGAAGTCCAACCATCTGACAGTTCAGTATGAATGTTCCATCAGCATCCGGATTAAGCCCTAATGCTTTTAAACTGGGAATCCTTACGATCCCAAACAAGAGAAGGTCATAGATATCTACGAAATAGCCAAGAGCCGAAATAATAACGGGAATAGAGAAAATGTACTTTAGTTTTGAAGACAGTGATAGTTCTTGCATTGTTAAATTTTGATAAAAATAAAAAACCTTTCAATTTCTTGAAAGGTTTTTATAAAATATCTTGTTGTGATTATTATCTTGCAATATTCACGGCTCTTGTTTCTCTGATTACGGTTACTTTCACCTGTCCAGGGTAAGTAAGTTCATTCTGGATCTTTTCAGAGATATCGTAAGAAAGTTGAGAAGCGACTTCGTCGTTTACTTTTCCACTCTCCACCATTACTCTTAGTTCTCTACCTGCCTGAATTGCATAAGCGCTTGATACACCATCGAAGCTTAATGCCGCAGATTCAAGATCTTTTAGTCTCTGAATGTAAGATTCCAGTACTTGTCTTCTTGCTCCCGGTCTTGCTCCTGAGATCGCATCGGCAACCTGAATGATTGGAGATAATAGAGACTTCATTTCAATTTCGTCGTGGTGAGCTCCAATAGCATTCACTACTTCTGGGTTTTCACCGTATTTCTCAGCCCACTGCATTCCTAATAGAGCGTGTGGTAATTCTGATTCCTGCTCAGGAACTTTACCGATATCGTGTAAAAGACCTGCTCTCTTAGCTAATTTAACATTTAATCCTAATTCAGCAGCCATTGTTGCAGCAATATTTGCTACTTCTCTTGAGTGCTGTAATAAGTTCTGTCCATAAGAAGAACGGTATTTCATTCTACCAACGATCTTGATTAATTCAGGGTGTAATCCGTGGATTCCTAAATCAATAATCGTTCTTTTTCCTACTTCAATGATCTCTTCTTCAATTTGTTTTCTTGTCTTTTCTACAACTTCTTCAATTCTTGCCGGGTGAATTCTCCCATCAGTAACCAATCTGTGAAGTGATAATCTTGCGATCTCTCTTCTTACCGGATCGAAACATGAAAGAAGAATAGCTTCCGGAGTATCATCAACAATAATCTCAACTCCTGTTACTGCTTCTAAAGCACGGATGTTTCTACCTTCTCTACCGATAATTCTACCTTTTACTTCGTCAGATTCAATGTTGAATACTGATACTGAGTTTTCGATAGCCTGCTCGGTCCCGATTCTCTGGATCGTTTGGATAACAATCTTTCTCGCTTCGTTTTTAGCATTCAGCTGAGCTTCTTCCATGATGCTCTGAACGTGAGCCTGAGCTCTTGTTTTAGCTTCAGCTCTCATGGTTTCTACCAATTCTGCTTTAGCTTCCTCAGCGGTATAATTAGAGATTTTTTCAAGGATCTCTACTTTTTTAGTGGTAGCAATATCTAATTCCTGCTGTTTTCTGTCTAGAATTTCGTTCTTCTTAGCGTAGTCTGCAATTTGTCTGTCTAAATCTTTCTCTAATTTTGCAGTCTTACTAAGTTCGTCAGTCACTTTGTGCTCCTTATCCTTCGTTCTTTTTTCAGCTTCCTGCATTTTTTTCTCGCGGGCCTGGATATCAGCATCATGCTGTGATTTCAGTTCAAGGAATTTTTCTTTAGCCTGAAGATTCTTTTCTTTCTTTATGGATTCAGCCTGTACGTTAGCTTTTTCTATAAGGTTTTCGGCGTTTTTCTTTGCATCATCTATAATAAATTTTGCTTTAGTATTCAGAGAACTCCTGGAGAAAAACAGCCCCACAGCAGCCCCGATTACTAAACATACAACACCGACTATAACTTCTATCATAATGTATATTGAGTTTTAATTGTATTCATATCCTTTTAAAATAAAAAAAGCCTACAATAATCCAGAGATTGAGAGTAAACTCCTAATCAACACGATTTGAACTGATTTCCACTGTCTGTAATCCGGAAGACCGGCACGCCATTCAGAGGACATTTGTTCGGTAATTGTTTAGCGTTGAGTTTACCTTTAATGTGTTAGAATTATTGTAGGCAGCTTGTTCAGGAAAAAAATCTATTTCCCGATTTCATTCAACGACTGATTAATCTGTT of the Chryseobacterium capnotolerans genome contains:
- a CDS encoding acyl-CoA thioesterase translates to MQNKPITFQFISEPSDVNYGGNVHGGSVMKWIDQAGYACATTWSGNYSVTVYVGGIRFYEPIKIGEVVKVDAQVIYTGSSSMHISINVFSRNLKQPTFDKKTHCIIVFVAVDENGKKLPVPKWIPETEEEKQKEQYAKRLMELRTQIEDEMKPFL
- a CDS encoding LysR substrate-binding domain-containing protein is translated as MFDYRLKVFHTVASRLSFTKASEELHISQPAVTKHIKEIEVQLSTKLFDRKGTSIQLTQSGKILFEYAEKIRNIYRDLEFEISQINQQHKGKLIIGASTTVAQYILPEILAKFNAYYKDIKIELLTGNTEAISALLKEEKIDLGIIEGESQSSYFDYKTFKPDEIVLAAKSDHALAHKTLQVKDLYQLNLIFREQGSGTLEFIQNRLKEKDINIHELNTVIQLGSSESIKNYLLHSDCMAFLSISTILNELKNNVLTVIDIKNFSIERDFHFILPKGEQSELIELFLRFAE
- a CDS encoding IS4 family transposase — encoded protein: MSIFSEHKISVSQLLSFIPEALLSHLSANTKVDHYSKVLQGRKMFYLLLFAITSNEKLSQRTLEDTFKDPVFKALFNLDETETVRRSSISERLSKIDSRYFKEIYDCIYNMFCDSYNPAEREKYDLIRTDSTVIGEAAGKLKEGIAQNGGKKFIKYSVLFDGLLPCGVEIYNTPKYCAEDNALSEAVLQHVKREKEHANIYIIDKGLGSAQRMKEFDDKGVFFVIRSKENRKHEEIKSFIEKDQNIDLGEIVLIKDSLVKLYSSKPVPTQKGKTYNKEEQIETHFRLVVVSSKQQPEKEFWFLTNDFQISAKDIADYYRKRWDIEVFFRFLKQELHASHLLSLNKNGIEVMIYMTLITAMLILIYKKANNIGYKTAKRRFAMEIRNLAISILIIGAGGNPDKVFKT
- the rny gene encoding ribonuclease Y, which translates into the protein MIEVIVGVVCLVIGAAVGLFFSRSSLNTKAKFIIDDAKKNAENLIEKANVQAESIKKEKNLQAKEKFLELKSQHDADIQAREKKMQEAEKRTKDKEHKVTDELSKTAKLEKDLDRQIADYAKKNEILDRKQQELDIATTKKVEILEKISNYTAEEAKAELVETMRAEAKTRAQAHVQSIMEEAQLNAKNEARKIVIQTIQRIGTEQAIENSVSVFNIESDEVKGRIIGREGRNIRALEAVTGVEIIVDDTPEAILLSCFDPVRREIARLSLHRLVTDGRIHPARIEEVVEKTRKQIEEEIIEVGKRTIIDLGIHGLHPELIKIVGRMKYRSSYGQNLLQHSREVANIAATMAAELGLNVKLAKRAGLLHDIGKVPEQESELPHALLGMQWAEKYGENPEVVNAIGAHHDEIEMKSLLSPIIQVADAISGARPGARRQVLESYIQRLKDLESAALSFDGVSSAYAIQAGRELRVMVESGKVNDEVASQLSYDISEKIQNELTYPGQVKVTVIRETRAVNIAR
- a CDS encoding MFS transporter, which codes for MQELSLSSKLKYIFSIPVIISALGYFVDIYDLLLFGIVRIPSLKALGLNPDADGTFILNCQMVGLLIGGVFWGVFGDKKGRLSVLFGSILVYSLANIACGFLPYFPKEHLVYQYAALRFIAGIGLAGELGAGITLVSESLPKSLRAIGTSVVAGFGLMGAVVAQLTVELAGGWNISYIIGGVMGILLLLLRISVSESGIYKNIEHKNVSKGNFLSFSLIKTD
- a CDS encoding arsenate reductase family protein encodes the protein MKKVFYLNTCDTCRKILAQFDLTDWDLREIKKQPITKEELIEMHKLAKSYEALFSKKSTQIKLRGLDVKSLGEKDFKELLLDHYTFLKRPVFITDKEIFIGNDKTNIAALRTFFGVEE
- a CDS encoding voltage-gated chloride channel family protein, with the protein product MSKHQRTLGQKAIFHTQFFFRKFPAIPYIGKWLLISIIIGVLIGSASAGFLQSLEWATNFRESHIWLIALLPLAGFLIGLLYYYWGKDVEAGNNLLIDNIHDPKGTIPFKMAPFVYLGTIVTHFFGGSAGREGTALQMAAAIADHFSKPFKLDKNERRILIISAIAAGFGSVFGTPLAGAVFGLEVFLIGRIRYNAIFPAFASAILADWATNLWNVKHTHYHIDFIPKLELLPILYSILAGIAFGICAAAFSKIIHWAGSVFKSKITYPPLRPVVGGTIVALAVLLMGTTRYIGLGVPVIVESFEKQLPLYDFALKMVFTIITLSAGFKGGEVTPLFFIGATLGSALSLFIPLPFGLLAGMGFVAVFAGATNTPLACMLMGIELFGAECGVYIAIACVVSYLLSGHNSIYSKQKIGEAKNRRYESQQDKSISEFL
- a CDS encoding YeiH family protein, whose product is MKDFILHETTRKVIFIGLSVLCLTPLISSPIALALGFILAVFMGNPFEKHLHQYIHLLLQISIVGLGFGLKLDEALQAGKTGLMLTVVSIISVMILGYFLGKIFKLERPLSYLLSAGTAICGGSAIAAVAPIIKPSTKQISLALAIVFTLNSIALFVYPAIGHLLHLSQEQFGLWCAIGIHDTSSVVGAASKYGNEALKIATTVKLARALWIIPVSIITMFIFKSKDSKIKIPWFIGYFILAILLNTYFPVMNQFSSAITSFAKSGLNLTLFFIGSTLSIQTLKTIGFKPLLTAVLLWVTISVGSLLYIIH